From Odontesthes bonariensis isolate fOdoBon6 chromosome 21, fOdoBon6.hap1, whole genome shotgun sequence, a single genomic window includes:
- the mapk8ip3 gene encoding C-Jun-amino-terminal kinase-interacting protein 3 isoform X21 gives MMELQIDEVVYQDDYGSGTVMSERVSGLANSIYREFERLIRSYDEEVVKELMPLVVNVLENLDAVLTENQEHEVELELLKEDNEQLITQYEREKALRKQAEEKFIEFEDALEAEKKDLQVQVEFLELQGKQLELKTKNYSDQITRLEERESDLKKEYNALHQRHTEMIQTYVEHIERSKMQQAGSNSQSEGPGCGRTQRHTWRKSSKAERPPSLSLYPSGEGMVRGGLGGAKMMPGKDIWQVSELGHSTFSSAYQEDGSESDSVAATPSSTGSKSNTPTSSVPSASVTPINEGFLTQSDFDIMRTGNRRKSAKRLSRNMEVQVSQETRNVSIGMGSSDEWSEFQEIIDSTPELEMCVDPRVYGGGNSPSQGIVNEAFGINTDSLYHEIKDAKSDIIGDVDAGAELLGMGKEVENLLTENKQLLETKNALNIVKNDLIAKVDELSGEQEVLKEELEAVRQSKNKVDARVKELEEELKRLRAEALGASRDSKDEGSDDFSSPMQDGDMTMTQRRRFTRVEMARVLMERNQYKERLMELQEAVRWTEMIRASRESPAIQEKKKSTIWQFFARLFSSSSSPPPVKRPYYSVNIHYKSPSPAGFTQRRSHTMCQISTSNRTLEFFPEDDSALLARREQRREQYRQVREHMRRDDGIMQACGWSVPSRFKQTTNEKEDNRMKNVPVPVYCRPLVEKDPNRKLWCAAGVDLTGWRASSQDVPAKALSGSGDPLHAEEDGSDKKSNHTSPEKRKSKELQETDTMNSRVWILTSTHSASKVVIIDANQPGSLVDQFNVCNAHVLCISSVPAASESDYPAGEIVLDPGDGGAGVGEDTGGVEGMLAGITLVGCATNCSVARSNCSSRTDTPIMDKGQAPTAHPMNGKIHTAQSAEEATEATEVPESTANHAEMRSGPPGPFTEHVFTDPQSRTSDAFDRSTGQSKEENSNPTESEDGGEEAKNYTSVAPTMWLGAQNGWLYVHSAVGNWKKCLHSIKLKDSVLSLVHVKGRVLVALADGTLAIFHRSEDGPWDLSNYHLMDLGRPHHSIRCMAVVHDKVWCGYKNKIHVIQPKSMQIEKSFDAHPRRESQVRQLAWLGDGVWVSIRLDSTLRLYHAHTHQHLQDVDIEPYVSKMLGTGKLGFSFVRITALLIGGNRLWVGTGNGVIISIPLTETVVLHRGQLLGLRANKVSPTSSGGVIHVYGDDGSEKSSGSGSFIPYCSMAQAQLCFHGHRDAVKFFVSVPGNVLATLNGSVLDSPSEGQSSTAPTETDAQSVQNVLVLSGGEGYIDFRIGDGEDDETEEGENVVASQMKPALSKAERSHIIVWQVSYVPE, from the exons ATGATGGAGCTGCAGATAGACGAGGTGGTGTATCAGGACGACTACGGGTCCGGCACCGTGATGTCGGAGAGGGTGTCGGGCCTGGCCAACAGCATCTACCGGGAGTTCGAGCGGCTGATACGCAGCTATGACGAGGAGGTGGTGAAGGAGCTGATGCCGCTGGTTGTGAACGTTCTGGAAAACCTGGACGCGGTGCTCACCGAGAACCAGGAGCACGAAGTGGAGCTTGAGCTGCTGAAGGAGGACAACGAGCAGCTCATCACCCAGTACGAGAGGGAGAAAGCGCTGCGTAAGCAGGCAGAGGAG AAATTCATTGAATTTGAGGATGCGCTGGAAGCTGAGAAGAAGGACCTGCAGGTGCAGGTGGAGTTTTTGGAACTGCAGGGGAAACAGTTGGAGCTCAAGACAAAAAACTATTCCGACCAGA TCACTCGGCTGGAGGAGCGAGAATCAGACCTGAAGAAGGAGTACAACGCTCTTCACCAGCGTCACACAGAG ATGATTCAGACGTACGTTGAGCACATAGAGCGGTCCAAAATGCAGCAGGCAGGGAGTAACAGCCAATCAGAAGGCCCCGGCTGTGGACGAAC TCAACGCCACACATGGAGGAAAAG CAGCAAAGCAGAGCGCCCGCCGTCGTTGAGCCTGTACCCCAGCGGCGAAGGCATGGTACGTGGGGGTCTCGGGGGGGCTAAGATGATGCCCGGGAAAGACATCTGGCAGGTCAGCGAGCTCGGCCATTCCACCTTCAGCTCCGCCTATCAG GAGGACGGATCGGAGTCTGACTCAGTCGCAGCCACACCCAGCAGCACAGGAAGCAAGTCCAACACACCCACCTCCTCTGTCCCGTCCGCTAGTGTCACCCCCATCAACGAGGGCTTCCTCACGCAGTCCGATTTTGACATAATGCGTACTGGAAACCGCAGGAAAAGTGCCAAGCGTCTCAGTCGGAATATGGAGGTGCAAGTGTCCCAGGAAACCAGGAACGTCAGCATTG GAATGGGAAGCAGCGATGAATGGTCAGAATTTCAGGAGATTATTGATTCAACCCCTGAATTGGAAATGTGCGTGGATCCCCGCGTGTATGGAGGAGGAAACAG CCCCTCTCAGGGCATAGTTAATGAGGCTTTCGGCATCAACACCGACTCTCTTTACCACGAGATCAAAGACGCCAAGTCGGACATCATTGGGGACGTGGATGCAGGTGCCGAGCTGCTAG GAATGGGAAAAGAAGTGGAGAACCTGCTGACAGAGAACAAACAGCTGCTGGAGACCAA AAATGCTCTCAACATTGTGAAAAATGACCTTATTGCCAAAGTGGACGAGCTCTCgggagaacaggaagtactgaAGGAGGAGCTAGAGGCGGTGCGGCAATCCAAGAACAAGGTGGATGCCAGAGTCAAGGAATTGGAAGAAGAACTCAAGAG GTTAAGAGCAGAAGCTCTTGGAGCATCTCGGGACTCCAAGGATGAAGGAAGTGATGAT TTTTCATCACCCATGCAAGATGGGGACATGACAATGACCCAGCGGCGGCGGTTCACTCGGGTGGAGATGGCCCGTGTACTGATGGAGAGGAACCAGTACAAAGAGAGACTGATGGAGCTGCAGGAGGCAGTACGGTGGACAGAGATGATCAG GGCGTCCAGAGAGAGTCCAGCAATccaagagaaaaagaaatccaCCATCTGGCAGTT CTTTGCCCGTCTCTTCAGCTCGTCGTCCAGTCCTCCACCTGTCAAACGGCCGTACTACAGCGTCAACATCCATTACAAGTCTCCCTCGCCTGCCGGTTTCACTCAGCGACGCAGCCACACCATGTGCCAGATTTCTACCTCCAACCGCACGCTGGAGTTCTTCCCTGAAGA TGACTCGGCGCTGTTGGCCCGCCGAGAGCAGCGCCGTGAACAGTACAGGCAGGTGCGTGAGCACATGCGCCGCGATGACGGCATTATGCAGGCCTGTGGCTGGAGTGTGCCCTCTCGCTTCAAACAG ACCACCAATGAAAAAGAGGATAACCGCATGAAGAATGTCCCTGTCCCGGTGTACTGTCGCCCTCTGGTGGAAAAAGACCCCAACAGGAAG TTGTGGTGTGCAGCAGGAGTGGATCTAACGGGATGGAGGGCCAGCAGCCAGGACGTACCAGCCAAAGCGCTGTCAGGTAGCGGCGACCCCCTGCATGCTGAGGAGGACGGATCCGACAAAAAGAGCAATCATACGTCCCCTGAGAAGAGGAAG tcaaaggaGCTCCAGGAAACAGATACCATGAACAGTCGAGTGTGGATCCTCACCAGCACCCACTCTGCCAGCAAGGTGGTCATCATCGACGCCAACCAGCCAGGCTCACTGGTAGACCAGTTCAACGTCTGCAATGCCCACGTGCTCTGCATCTCCAGTGTGCCAG CCGCAAGTGAGAGCGATTATCCAGCAGGAGAGATCGTTTTGGATCCAGGTGATGGTGGAGCAGGGGTTGGAGAGGACACTGGTGGGGTGGAGGGTATGTTGGCTGGCATCACACTCGTTGGCTGTGCCACCAACTGCAGCGTTGCCCGGAGCAACTGCTCCTCTCGCACTGACACGCCCATAATGGACAAAGGACAAG CCCCCACTGCTCACCCCATGAATGGGAAGATTCACACTGCCCAGTCAGCTGAGGAAGCTACAGAAGCCACAGAGGTCCCCGAGTCAACGGCCAACCACGCAGAAATGCGATCTGGACCTCCAGGACCGTTTACCGAGCACGTTTTCACCGATCCTCAGTCTCGTACATCAGATGCCTTCGACAG GAGCACAGGACAGTCCAAAGAGGAAAACTCAAACCCCACAGAGTCAGAGGATGGAGGTGAAGAGGCCAAAAACTATACCAGTGTGGCCCCCACCATGTGGCTTGGGGCCCAGAATGGCTG gCTTTATGTCCACTCAGCTGTTGGAAATTGGAAGAAGTGTCTCCACTCCATTAAACTCAAAGATTCTGTGCTCAGTCTTGT GCACGTGAAAGGTCGCGTGCTGGTTGCCCTCGCTGATGGGACGCTCGCCATATTCCATAGATCAGAAG ATGGTCCGTGGGATTTGTCCAACTACCACCTCATGGACCTCGGTCGACCTCATCACTCCATCCGCTGCATGGCTGTAGTCCATGACAAAGTGTGGTGCGGCTACAAGAAcaagattcacgtcattcagcCAAAAAGCATGCAGATTGAG AAGTCCTTCGACGCCCACCCTCGCAGGGAAAGTCAGGTGCGGCAGCTGGCATGGCTTGGCGACGGTGTGTGGGTGTCAATCCGGCTAGATTCAACCTTGCGTCTGTACCATGCACATACACACCAGCACCTCCAGGATGTAGACATTGAGCCATACGTCAGCAAAATGTTGG GTACTGGAAAGCTGGGCTTCTCTTTTGTGCGAATCACAGCCCTACTGATTGGTGGAAATCGCCTCTGGGTGGGAACTGGAAACGGTGTGATCATCTCCATCCCTCTGACAGAGA CGGTGGTTCTTCACCGGGGACAGCTCCTGGGTTTGAGGG CCAATAAAGTGTCTCCCACGTCCTCTGGCGGGGTGATCCATGTCTATGGCGATGACGGCTCTGAGAAGAGCAGCGGCAGCGGCAGCTTCATCCCCTACTGCTCAATGGCACAAGCCCAGCTCTGTTTCCATGGACATCGCGATGCTGTCAAGTTCTTCGTCTCTGTGCCAG gCAATGTTCTGGCCACGCTAAACGGCAGTGTTCTGGACAGTCCATCAGAGGGGCAGAGCTCCACAGCACCAACAGAAACTGACGCGCAGAGTGTTCAAAACGTGCTGGTGCTGAGCGGAGGAGAGGGCTACATCGACTTCCGCATTG GTGATGGAGAGGATGATGAGACAGAGGAAGGAGAAAATGTTGTGGCTTCGCAGATGAAACCTGCTTTGAGCAAAGCTGAGCGAAGCCACATCATTGTCTGGCAGGTGTCCTACGTACCCGAGTGA
- the mapk8ip3 gene encoding C-Jun-amino-terminal kinase-interacting protein 3 isoform X20, with translation MMELQIDEVVYQDDYGSGTVMSERVSGLANSIYREFERLIRSYDEEVVKELMPLVVNVLENLDAVLTENQEHEVELELLKEDNEQLITQYEREKALRKQAEEKFIEFEDALEAEKKDLQVQVEFLELQGKQLELKTKNYSDQITRLEERESDLKKEYNALHQRHTEMIQTYVEHIERSKMQQAGSNSQSEGPGCGRTQRHTWRKSKAERPPSLSLYPSGEGMEDGSESDSVAATPSSTGSKSNTPTSSVPSASVTPINEGFLTQSDFDIMRTGNRRKSAKRLSRNMEVQVSQETRNVSIGMGSSDEWSEFQEIIDSTPELEMCVDPRVYGGGNSPSQGIVNEAFGINTDSLYHEIKDAKSDIIGDVDAGAELLGEFSGMGKEVENLLTENKQLLETKNALNIVKNDLIAKVDELSGEQEVLKEELEAVRQSKNKVDARVKELEEELKRLRAEALGASRDSKDEGSDDFSSPMQDGDMTMTQRRRFTRVEMARVLMERNQYKERLMELQEAVRWTEMIRASRESPAIQEKKKSTIWQFFARLFSSSSSPPPVKRPYYSVNIHYKSPSPAGFTQRRSHTMCQISTSNRTLEFFPEDDSALLARREQRREQYRQVREHMRRDDGIMQACGWSVPSRFKQTGGQTDSAQDSPLKRQQTTNEKEDNRMKNVPVPVYCRPLVEKDPNRKLWCAAGVDLTGWRASSQDVPAKALSGSGDPLHAEEDGSDKKSNHTSPEKRKSKELQETDTMNSRVWILTSTHSASKVVIIDANQPGSLVDQFNVCNAHVLCISSVPAASESDYPAGEIVLDPGDGGAGVGEDTGGVEGMLAGITLVGCATNCSVARSNCSSRTDTPIMDKGQAPTAHPMNGKIHTAQSAEEATEATEVPESTANHAEMRSGPPGPFTEHVFTDPQSRTSDAFDRSTGQSKEENSNPTESEDGGEEAKNYTSVAPTMWLGAQNGWLYVHSAVGNWKKCLHSIKLKDSVLSLVHVKGRVLVALADGTLAIFHRSEDGPWDLSNYHLMDLGRPHHSIRCMAVVHDKVWCGYKNKIHVIQPKSMQIEKSFDAHPRRESQVRQLAWLGDGVWVSIRLDSTLRLYHAHTHQHLQDVDIEPYVSKMLGTGKLGFSFVRITALLIGGNRLWVGTGNGVIISIPLTETNKVSPTSSGGVIHVYGDDGSEKSSGSGSFIPYCSMAQAQLCFHGHRDAVKFFVSVPGNVLATLNGSVLDSPSEGQSSTAPTETDAQSVQNVLVLSGGEGYIDFRIGDGEDDETEEGENVVASQMKPALSKAERSHIIVWQVSYVPE, from the exons ATGATGGAGCTGCAGATAGACGAGGTGGTGTATCAGGACGACTACGGGTCCGGCACCGTGATGTCGGAGAGGGTGTCGGGCCTGGCCAACAGCATCTACCGGGAGTTCGAGCGGCTGATACGCAGCTATGACGAGGAGGTGGTGAAGGAGCTGATGCCGCTGGTTGTGAACGTTCTGGAAAACCTGGACGCGGTGCTCACCGAGAACCAGGAGCACGAAGTGGAGCTTGAGCTGCTGAAGGAGGACAACGAGCAGCTCATCACCCAGTACGAGAGGGAGAAAGCGCTGCGTAAGCAGGCAGAGGAG AAATTCATTGAATTTGAGGATGCGCTGGAAGCTGAGAAGAAGGACCTGCAGGTGCAGGTGGAGTTTTTGGAACTGCAGGGGAAACAGTTGGAGCTCAAGACAAAAAACTATTCCGACCAGA TCACTCGGCTGGAGGAGCGAGAATCAGACCTGAAGAAGGAGTACAACGCTCTTCACCAGCGTCACACAGAG ATGATTCAGACGTACGTTGAGCACATAGAGCGGTCCAAAATGCAGCAGGCAGGGAGTAACAGCCAATCAGAAGGCCCCGGCTGTGGACGAAC TCAACGCCACACATGGAGGAAAAG CAAAGCAGAGCGCCCGCCGTCGTTGAGCCTGTACCCCAGCGGCGAAGGCATG GAGGACGGATCGGAGTCTGACTCAGTCGCAGCCACACCCAGCAGCACAGGAAGCAAGTCCAACACACCCACCTCCTCTGTCCCGTCCGCTAGTGTCACCCCCATCAACGAGGGCTTCCTCACGCAGTCCGATTTTGACATAATGCGTACTGGAAACCGCAGGAAAAGTGCCAAGCGTCTCAGTCGGAATATGGAGGTGCAAGTGTCCCAGGAAACCAGGAACGTCAGCATTG GAATGGGAAGCAGCGATGAATGGTCAGAATTTCAGGAGATTATTGATTCAACCCCTGAATTGGAAATGTGCGTGGATCCCCGCGTGTATGGAGGAGGAAACAG CCCCTCTCAGGGCATAGTTAATGAGGCTTTCGGCATCAACACCGACTCTCTTTACCACGAGATCAAAGACGCCAAGTCGGACATCATTGGGGACGTGGATGCAGGTGCCGAGCTGCTAG GCGAGTTCTCAG GAATGGGAAAAGAAGTGGAGAACCTGCTGACAGAGAACAAACAGCTGCTGGAGACCAA AAATGCTCTCAACATTGTGAAAAATGACCTTATTGCCAAAGTGGACGAGCTCTCgggagaacaggaagtactgaAGGAGGAGCTAGAGGCGGTGCGGCAATCCAAGAACAAGGTGGATGCCAGAGTCAAGGAATTGGAAGAAGAACTCAAGAG GTTAAGAGCAGAAGCTCTTGGAGCATCTCGGGACTCCAAGGATGAAGGAAGTGATGAT TTTTCATCACCCATGCAAGATGGGGACATGACAATGACCCAGCGGCGGCGGTTCACTCGGGTGGAGATGGCCCGTGTACTGATGGAGAGGAACCAGTACAAAGAGAGACTGATGGAGCTGCAGGAGGCAGTACGGTGGACAGAGATGATCAG GGCGTCCAGAGAGAGTCCAGCAATccaagagaaaaagaaatccaCCATCTGGCAGTT CTTTGCCCGTCTCTTCAGCTCGTCGTCCAGTCCTCCACCTGTCAAACGGCCGTACTACAGCGTCAACATCCATTACAAGTCTCCCTCGCCTGCCGGTTTCACTCAGCGACGCAGCCACACCATGTGCCAGATTTCTACCTCCAACCGCACGCTGGAGTTCTTCCCTGAAGA TGACTCGGCGCTGTTGGCCCGCCGAGAGCAGCGCCGTGAACAGTACAGGCAGGTGCGTGAGCACATGCGCCGCGATGACGGCATTATGCAGGCCTGTGGCTGGAGTGTGCCCTCTCGCTTCAAACAG ACTGGTGGTCAGACGGACAGCGCTCAGGACAGCCCGCTGAAGAGACAACAG ACCACCAATGAAAAAGAGGATAACCGCATGAAGAATGTCCCTGTCCCGGTGTACTGTCGCCCTCTGGTGGAAAAAGACCCCAACAGGAAG TTGTGGTGTGCAGCAGGAGTGGATCTAACGGGATGGAGGGCCAGCAGCCAGGACGTACCAGCCAAAGCGCTGTCAGGTAGCGGCGACCCCCTGCATGCTGAGGAGGACGGATCCGACAAAAAGAGCAATCATACGTCCCCTGAGAAGAGGAAG tcaaaggaGCTCCAGGAAACAGATACCATGAACAGTCGAGTGTGGATCCTCACCAGCACCCACTCTGCCAGCAAGGTGGTCATCATCGACGCCAACCAGCCAGGCTCACTGGTAGACCAGTTCAACGTCTGCAATGCCCACGTGCTCTGCATCTCCAGTGTGCCAG CCGCAAGTGAGAGCGATTATCCAGCAGGAGAGATCGTTTTGGATCCAGGTGATGGTGGAGCAGGGGTTGGAGAGGACACTGGTGGGGTGGAGGGTATGTTGGCTGGCATCACACTCGTTGGCTGTGCCACCAACTGCAGCGTTGCCCGGAGCAACTGCTCCTCTCGCACTGACACGCCCATAATGGACAAAGGACAAG CCCCCACTGCTCACCCCATGAATGGGAAGATTCACACTGCCCAGTCAGCTGAGGAAGCTACAGAAGCCACAGAGGTCCCCGAGTCAACGGCCAACCACGCAGAAATGCGATCTGGACCTCCAGGACCGTTTACCGAGCACGTTTTCACCGATCCTCAGTCTCGTACATCAGATGCCTTCGACAG GAGCACAGGACAGTCCAAAGAGGAAAACTCAAACCCCACAGAGTCAGAGGATGGAGGTGAAGAGGCCAAAAACTATACCAGTGTGGCCCCCACCATGTGGCTTGGGGCCCAGAATGGCTG gCTTTATGTCCACTCAGCTGTTGGAAATTGGAAGAAGTGTCTCCACTCCATTAAACTCAAAGATTCTGTGCTCAGTCTTGT GCACGTGAAAGGTCGCGTGCTGGTTGCCCTCGCTGATGGGACGCTCGCCATATTCCATAGATCAGAAG ATGGTCCGTGGGATTTGTCCAACTACCACCTCATGGACCTCGGTCGACCTCATCACTCCATCCGCTGCATGGCTGTAGTCCATGACAAAGTGTGGTGCGGCTACAAGAAcaagattcacgtcattcagcCAAAAAGCATGCAGATTGAG AAGTCCTTCGACGCCCACCCTCGCAGGGAAAGTCAGGTGCGGCAGCTGGCATGGCTTGGCGACGGTGTGTGGGTGTCAATCCGGCTAGATTCAACCTTGCGTCTGTACCATGCACATACACACCAGCACCTCCAGGATGTAGACATTGAGCCATACGTCAGCAAAATGTTGG GTACTGGAAAGCTGGGCTTCTCTTTTGTGCGAATCACAGCCCTACTGATTGGTGGAAATCGCCTCTGGGTGGGAACTGGAAACGGTGTGATCATCTCCATCCCTCTGACAGAGA CCAATAAAGTGTCTCCCACGTCCTCTGGCGGGGTGATCCATGTCTATGGCGATGACGGCTCTGAGAAGAGCAGCGGCAGCGGCAGCTTCATCCCCTACTGCTCAATGGCACAAGCCCAGCTCTGTTTCCATGGACATCGCGATGCTGTCAAGTTCTTCGTCTCTGTGCCAG gCAATGTTCTGGCCACGCTAAACGGCAGTGTTCTGGACAGTCCATCAGAGGGGCAGAGCTCCACAGCACCAACAGAAACTGACGCGCAGAGTGTTCAAAACGTGCTGGTGCTGAGCGGAGGAGAGGGCTACATCGACTTCCGCATTG GTGATGGAGAGGATGATGAGACAGAGGAAGGAGAAAATGTTGTGGCTTCGCAGATGAAACCTGCTTTGAGCAAAGCTGAGCGAAGCCACATCATTGTCTGGCAGGTGTCCTACGTACCCGAGTGA